A window of Thermosynechococcus sp. NK55a contains these coding sequences:
- a CDS encoding Gfo/Idh/MocA family protein produces MSSAFRPQPEPLRIGVIGVGNMGQHHTRVLSLLKDVELVGISDVNLERGIDTASKYRVKFFENYVDLLPHVEAVCIAVPTRLHHEVGITCLRHGVHVLVEKPIAASISEAESLVNAAAECQCILQVGHIERFNPAFQELSKVLRTEEILALEADRMSPYSDRANDVSVVLDLMIHDIDLLLELTNSPVVRLTAAGSRSANSGYLDYVTATLGFANGIIATLTASKVTHRKQRRIAAHCKNSLTEADFLKNEILIHRKTTASCSADHGQVLYRQDGLIEKVYTSNIEPLHAELEHFVNCVRGGQPPSVGGEQALKALRLASLIEQLALDGHSWGQLDAALAPLMR; encoded by the coding sequence ATGAGTTCTGCCTTCCGTCCCCAGCCCGAACCACTGCGCATTGGCGTCATCGGTGTTGGCAACATGGGTCAGCACCACACCCGTGTTTTGAGTTTACTCAAGGATGTCGAACTTGTGGGCATCTCTGATGTCAATCTAGAGCGGGGCATTGACACTGCTAGCAAATATCGGGTCAAATTCTTTGAAAACTATGTGGATTTACTGCCCCACGTTGAGGCGGTCTGTATTGCCGTGCCCACCCGTCTGCATCATGAGGTGGGGATTACCTGCCTGCGCCATGGGGTTCACGTCTTGGTGGAAAAACCGATTGCCGCCAGTATTAGCGAAGCAGAGTCCCTTGTTAACGCGGCAGCGGAGTGCCAATGCATTCTCCAAGTCGGACATATTGAGCGATTTAACCCTGCCTTTCAAGAGCTGAGCAAAGTCCTGCGCACGGAGGAAATCCTTGCCCTTGAGGCGGATCGCATGAGTCCCTACTCCGATCGCGCCAATGATGTCTCAGTGGTTCTTGACTTAATGATCCACGACATTGACCTGTTATTGGAACTCACCAATTCACCTGTGGTGCGCCTGACGGCCGCCGGCAGTCGCTCTGCTAACTCCGGGTATCTAGACTACGTGACGGCCACCTTGGGCTTTGCCAACGGTATTATTGCCACTCTCACTGCCAGTAAAGTCACCCACCGCAAGCAACGGCGCATTGCTGCCCACTGCAAAAATTCCCTCACAGAGGCGGATTTCCTCAAAAATGAGATTCTCATTCACCGCAAAACCACCGCATCCTGCAGTGCCGATCATGGCCAAGTCCTTTACCGCCAAGACGGCCTAATTGAGAAGGTCTATACGAGTAACATTGAACCTCTCCATGCGGAGCTGGAGCACTTTGTCAACTGCGTTCGTGGCGGTCAACCCCCGTCGGTGGGTGGGGAACAGGCCCTCAAAGCGTTGCGCTTGGCCAGTCTCATCGAGCAGTTAGCCCTTGATGGCCACAGTTGGGGACAGTTAGATGCCGCCTTGGCGCCCCTCATGCGTTAA
- a CDS encoding 4'-phosphopantetheinyl transferase superfamily protein → MWDCPLPPIVAPQWRAPHPDLTLDSYALHLWWLTLPPDVPRGVILRAYLRRYQPHLGEKPLPRAAGGKPYLNGLEFNWSHSGQLAVLAVSGRAPVGVDVEILRLCPQRAAISRRFFGAALQQRIVEGGDRSFLQAWTYYEAWLKAQGIGVWQRAAAQPLEHWVASFPVGDRAIASVVVLTPTPPQCFFLRPEAMD, encoded by the coding sequence GTGTGGGATTGTCCCCTGCCCCCGATTGTTGCCCCTCAATGGCGGGCGCCACACCCCGACCTCACCCTAGATTCCTATGCGCTGCATCTTTGGTGGCTAACACTTCCCCCTGATGTGCCCCGTGGGGTGATTCTCCGTGCCTATTTACGACGCTATCAACCTCATCTTGGAGAGAAGCCTTTGCCGCGTGCTGCCGGGGGTAAGCCCTATCTGAATGGGTTGGAGTTTAACTGGAGCCATAGTGGCCAATTGGCGGTGTTGGCTGTGAGTGGGAGGGCTCCTGTAGGGGTAGATGTTGAAATCTTGCGCCTCTGTCCTCAACGTGCAGCGATTAGTCGGCGGTTTTTTGGGGCTGCGCTGCAACAAAGAATCGTCGAGGGGGGCGATCGCTCCTTTCTCCAGGCTTGGACCTACTATGAAGCGTGGCTCAAGGCTCAGGGGATAGGGGTATGGCAGCGGGCAGCGGCTCAGCCTTTAGAGCATTGGGTAGCTAGTTTCCCTGTGGGCGATCGCGCCATTGCCAGTGTTGTTGTGCTAACGCCAACGCCGCCCCAGTGTTTCTTTTTGCGGCCAGAAGCGATGGATTGA
- the dnaK gene encoding molecular chaperone DnaK, which yields MAKVVGIDLGTTNSCVAVMEGGKPTVIANAEGFRTTPSVVAYTKNGDRLVGQIAKRQAVMNPENTFYSVKRFIGRRFDEVTHEATEVSYKVLNVNGNVKLDCPALGKQFAPEEISAQVLRKLKEDASKYLGEEVTQAVITVPAYFNDSQRQATKDAGKIAGLEVLRIINEPTAASLAYGLDKKANETILVFDLGGGTFDVSILEVGDGVFEVLATSGDTHLGGDDFDKKIVDYLAESFRAQEGIDLRKDRQALQRLTEAAEKAKIELSSVMQTEINLPFITATQDGPKHLDMTLTRAKFEELCSDLIDRCRVPVEQALKDAKLTKDQIDEVVLVGGSTRIPAIQELVKRLLGKDPNQSVNPDEVVAVGAAIQAGVLAGEVKDILLLDVTPLSLGVETLGGVMTKIIPRNTTIPTKKSEVFSTAVDGQTNVEIHVLQGEREMAADNKSLGTFRLDGIPPAPRGVPQIEVTFDIDANGILNVTARDKGTGKQQSISITGASTLPKEEVERMVREAEMNAAADKAKREKIETKNQAEQLCYQAEKQLNELGDKVSTSDKDRLTSLIANLRSEIGTEAEKKPIESIDFGRVKSLMQDLQQALYSVGSSVYQSAQSSDGTGASSGGGSGSGGDDEVIDAEFSETK from the coding sequence ATGGCAAAAGTTGTCGGAATTGATCTGGGGACCACCAACTCCTGTGTGGCCGTCATGGAAGGGGGCAAGCCCACGGTTATTGCCAATGCTGAAGGGTTTCGGACAACGCCCTCCGTTGTTGCCTACACCAAAAATGGCGATCGCCTCGTGGGTCAAATTGCCAAACGGCAAGCAGTGATGAACCCCGAAAATACCTTCTATTCTGTGAAGCGCTTTATTGGCCGTCGTTTCGACGAGGTGACCCACGAAGCCACCGAGGTCTCCTACAAAGTTTTGAACGTCAATGGCAACGTCAAACTGGATTGCCCCGCCCTTGGCAAACAGTTTGCCCCTGAGGAAATTTCTGCTCAAGTCCTGCGCAAACTCAAAGAGGACGCCAGTAAGTACCTGGGTGAAGAAGTCACCCAAGCAGTAATTACTGTGCCTGCCTACTTCAACGATTCTCAACGCCAAGCCACAAAAGATGCCGGTAAAATTGCCGGCCTAGAAGTGCTGCGGATCATTAACGAACCCACCGCTGCCTCCTTGGCCTATGGCCTAGATAAAAAAGCCAATGAAACTATCCTCGTCTTTGACCTTGGCGGTGGCACCTTTGACGTCTCCATCCTTGAAGTGGGCGATGGCGTTTTTGAAGTGCTGGCTACCTCCGGGGACACCCACCTGGGCGGTGACGACTTCGACAAGAAAATTGTGGACTATCTAGCTGAGTCCTTCCGTGCCCAAGAAGGCATTGACCTACGCAAAGACAGACAGGCACTGCAACGGCTCACAGAGGCAGCAGAAAAAGCCAAAATTGAACTCTCCAGCGTCATGCAAACGGAAATCAACCTGCCCTTCATCACCGCAACCCAGGATGGTCCTAAGCACCTCGACATGACGCTCACCCGCGCTAAATTTGAGGAACTCTGCTCTGACCTGATTGACCGTTGCCGTGTACCCGTCGAGCAAGCGCTCAAAGACGCCAAACTCACCAAGGATCAAATTGATGAAGTGGTGCTAGTGGGAGGTTCCACCCGCATTCCCGCCATCCAAGAGCTGGTCAAACGGCTATTGGGCAAAGACCCCAACCAGAGTGTCAACCCCGATGAGGTCGTGGCTGTGGGTGCTGCCATTCAAGCTGGGGTACTGGCAGGGGAAGTGAAAGACATTCTCCTCCTCGATGTCACACCGCTGTCGCTGGGCGTCGAGACCCTTGGGGGTGTGATGACGAAAATTATTCCCCGCAACACCACGATCCCCACGAAAAAATCCGAGGTCTTCTCCACCGCCGTTGATGGTCAAACCAATGTGGAAATCCACGTTCTCCAAGGAGAGCGGGAAATGGCCGCCGACAACAAGAGCCTCGGTACCTTCCGTTTGGATGGCATTCCGCCAGCACCGCGCGGCGTGCCGCAAATCGAAGTCACGTTTGATATTGATGCCAACGGTATCCTCAACGTGACCGCTCGTGACAAAGGCACCGGCAAACAGCAGTCCATTAGCATCACAGGCGCCTCAACGCTGCCCAAGGAAGAAGTGGAACGTATGGTGCGCGAAGCAGAAATGAATGCCGCCGCCGATAAAGCCAAACGCGAGAAAATCGAGACTAAGAACCAAGCGGAGCAACTCTGCTATCAAGCGGAGAAACAGTTGAATGAGTTGGGGGATAAAGTCTCCACCAGTGATAAAGACCGTCTCACTTCCCTCATTGCCAACCTGCGCTCGGAAATCGGCACCGAAGCGGAGAAGAAACCCATTGAGTCCATTGACTTTGGACGGGTGAAATCGCTGATGCAGGATCTGCAACAAGCCCTCTACAGTGTCGGCTCAAGTGTCTATCAAAGTGCTCAGTCCAGTGATGGAACTGGCGCCAGCAGCGGCGGTGGCAGTGGTAGTGGCGGTGATGACGAAGTGATTGACGCCGAGTTCTCGGAAACCAAATAG
- the queC gene encoding 7-cyano-7-deazaguanine synthase QueC — translation MTTTQKAVVLLSGGLDSSTVLFRAKALGYACYALSFDYGQRHRRELEAAIAIATAAGVVEHQILPLNLRLWGGSALTDLSIDLPRDRDLATMSQEIPVTYVPARNTIFLSVALAYAEALGAQTVHIGVNALDYSGYPDCRPDYIAAMQEVYRLGTKQGREGQPIEIVTPLIELHKKDIIRLGHGYGVPWEKTWSCYSNGEQACGCCDACRLRLAAFAELGLVDPLPYAVHPPL, via the coding sequence ATGACGACGACACAAAAGGCCGTTGTGTTGCTCTCAGGGGGCTTAGACTCCAGCACCGTATTATTTCGTGCCAAGGCACTGGGGTATGCTTGCTATGCTCTCTCCTTTGACTATGGGCAGCGCCATCGGCGGGAATTGGAAGCAGCGATTGCCATTGCCACCGCTGCTGGGGTTGTTGAGCATCAAATCCTTCCCCTGAATTTGCGCCTATGGGGGGGATCGGCTCTGACAGACTTGAGCATTGACCTGCCCCGCGATCGCGATCTGGCCACCATGAGCCAAGAGATTCCCGTCACCTATGTCCCCGCCCGCAATACAATTTTCCTGAGTGTTGCCCTCGCCTATGCCGAAGCCCTAGGGGCACAAACCGTTCATATTGGCGTTAATGCCCTCGATTACTCTGGCTATCCCGACTGTCGCCCTGACTATATTGCCGCGATGCAGGAGGTCTATCGCCTCGGTACCAAACAGGGGCGTGAAGGCCAGCCGATTGAAATTGTCACCCCCCTCATTGAACTTCACAAAAAAGACATCATTCGCCTAGGTCATGGGTATGGTGTTCCTTGGGAAAAAACATGGTCTTGTTACAGCAATGGCGAACAGGCCTGTGGTTGCTGTGATGCCTGTCGGTTGCGTTTAGCGGCCTTTGCCGAACTAGGTTTAGTAGATCCCTTGCCCTACGCAGTTCACCCCCCGCTGTAG
- a CDS encoding TMEM165/GDT1 family protein, producing MARVWGCVFNRFLAEFADKTQIAVFFMAASAASPWLVFLGAALALVTTSLIGVWIGRWLSQYLSEQRLQTLTGTSLLAIALWLLWDMLHPSL from the coding sequence ATGGCGAGAGTTTGGGGTTGCGTTTTTAACCGTTTTTTGGCTGAATTCGCCGATAAAACTCAAATTGCTGTATTTTTCATGGCTGCCAGCGCCGCCTCCCCTTGGTTGGTGTTTTTGGGGGCAGCTTTAGCCTTAGTGACCACTAGCTTGATTGGAGTATGGATTGGTCGCTGGCTATCCCAGTACCTCTCGGAGCAGCGATTACAAACGTTGACGGGCACTAGCCTGTTGGCGATCGCCCTCTGGCTATTGTGGGATATGTTACACCCAAGCCTTTGA
- a CDS encoding mechanosensitive ion channel domain-containing protein gives MPSQVIQLWSSLISILDTPLFRLGRETISLRWLFQVVLLLILVAILARFFKGVLKNQLLPRLGLDLGNREAISTVISGAGGALGYIIVLQAVGINLDSLAVIIGGLGVGIGFGLQDVTRNLISGLTLLIERKVRVGDFVEIENISGYVQEVSMRATVIQTFNGSNVVVPNTYLADSPVLNWYYETHRGRIDIPIGVAYGTDPVLVTEVLLNIAHSEPDILKEPAPRVIFREFGDSALKFELWVWTETIERRVFIKSSLNFKIDYYFRQHNISIPFPQRDLWIRNAPTLSVTSEPAETVGMPLAPATPSLRSLLRQVSYFQCMNDLQLRFLIESGYRKHLRAKEILFRAQEPISNFYIVLQGQMAAVYEEDGELKPMMRFNPGEHFGELPLMLGVACPTTMMAMTDTVLFVLPREGFEQLLKEHPFLAEDIAVAIARRQDVLAQHQQELQELSRQESDPSRPMNWIRDRLQKLLSW, from the coding sequence ATGCCATCTCAAGTCATTCAGCTGTGGTCATCGTTGATTAGTATTCTCGATACACCTTTGTTTCGCCTTGGGCGGGAGACTATTTCCCTGCGTTGGCTGTTTCAAGTGGTGCTGCTGCTCATTCTTGTTGCAATTTTAGCGCGCTTTTTCAAAGGGGTGCTGAAAAATCAGCTTTTACCGCGCCTTGGTCTGGATTTAGGCAACCGCGAGGCCATTTCCACTGTGATTAGTGGTGCTGGGGGAGCACTGGGCTACATTATTGTTTTGCAAGCGGTGGGAATTAATCTCGATTCCCTAGCGGTGATTATTGGCGGCTTGGGGGTGGGGATTGGTTTTGGTTTGCAGGATGTCACCCGCAATCTCATCAGTGGTCTGACCCTCTTGATTGAACGCAAGGTGCGTGTTGGCGACTTTGTGGAAATTGAAAACATCAGTGGCTACGTTCAGGAAGTCTCGATGCGCGCCACGGTGATTCAAACCTTTAACGGTTCAAATGTGGTAGTGCCCAATACCTACCTTGCTGATAGTCCGGTATTGAATTGGTACTATGAAACCCACCGCGGTCGCATTGATATTCCTATTGGGGTTGCCTATGGTACGGATCCAGTTTTAGTAACGGAGGTCTTGCTCAATATTGCGCATTCTGAGCCAGATATCCTCAAGGAGCCAGCGCCTCGGGTTATTTTCCGTGAATTTGGCGATTCGGCCCTTAAGTTTGAGCTTTGGGTATGGACGGAGACCATTGAGCGGCGAGTGTTCATCAAAAGCAGTCTCAATTTCAAGATTGATTACTACTTTCGGCAGCACAATATCTCGATTCCTTTCCCACAGCGAGATCTGTGGATTCGCAATGCACCAACGCTCTCTGTTACTTCTGAACCAGCCGAAACGGTAGGCATGCCCTTGGCACCAGCAACGCCCTCCTTAAGGTCGCTGCTTCGGCAGGTGAGCTATTTTCAATGCATGAATGATTTGCAATTACGCTTTCTCATTGAATCGGGCTACCGCAAGCACCTGAGAGCGAAGGAAATTTTGTTCCGTGCTCAGGAGCCGATCAGCAACTTCTACATCGTATTACAGGGGCAGATGGCAGCGGTCTATGAGGAGGATGGGGAACTGAAGCCGATGATGAGATTTAATCCCGGGGAGCACTTTGGCGAACTGCCCCTAATGCTGGGGGTGGCCTGCCCAACAACAATGATGGCAATGACGGATACGGTATTGTTTGTCCTGCCGCGGGAGGGATTTGAACAGTTGCTCAAGGAACATCCTTTCCTGGCTGAGGATATTGCGGTGGCGATCGCCCGCCGCCAGGATGTGCTGGCGCAACATCAACAGGAGCTTCAGGAACTGAGTCGCCAAGAGTCGGATCCAAGTCGGCCGATGAACTGGATTCGCGATCGCCTGCAAAAACTGCTGAGCTGGTAA
- a CDS encoding YraN family protein: MRHVGDCGEAVVAAWLQTQQCQILAQNWSCPWGELDIVACDPEGVVLFVEVKTRRSYNWDRDGLDAISPSKQRKLILAAQAFLESQPQWQEHPCRFDVALVRHHRGAYWLHCYLEQAFTLDSTA; the protein is encoded by the coding sequence ATGCGCCACGTGGGTGATTGTGGGGAGGCGGTAGTTGCGGCGTGGCTACAAACTCAGCAGTGTCAAATTTTGGCTCAAAACTGGTCTTGCCCTTGGGGTGAACTGGATATTGTTGCCTGTGATCCGGAGGGAGTGGTGCTCTTTGTCGAAGTGAAAACCCGCCGTTCTTACAACTGGGATAGGGATGGCCTCGACGCTATTTCCCCCAGCAAGCAACGCAAACTCATTTTGGCAGCCCAAGCATTCCTAGAGTCTCAGCCCCAGTGGCAGGAGCACCCCTGTCGCTTTGATGTGGCCTTGGTGCGACACCACAGGGGTGCCTATTGGCTCCATTGCTACCTGGAACAGGCCTTTACCTTAGACTCAACCGCGTGA